The Deltaproteobacteria bacterium genome window below encodes:
- a CDS encoding site-specific integrase, translating into MASLPQRTSAYTLKPTEVKALIFNCQNLRERIIIRLMAHCGMRREEVASIRAEKIDWTRNRISFVGKGRLPGVVPMPPDLLQDIKFFLTGRDSGWVFPAKKRMDHITLVQVNRIVTEVGKRAAIKNPNPKSKTGNIHPHLLRHTFARLCKDAGCSIETTQGLMRHASFKTTYDMYGTQDFEAVQEQYERNVLTRL; encoded by the coding sequence ATGGCATCACTTCCCCAGAGAACATCGGCGTACACGCTCAAACCCACTGAGGTGAAGGCGCTAATTTTCAACTGTCAAAATCTGCGTGAGCGCATCATAATCCGCCTGATGGCCCATTGCGGTATGCGTCGGGAAGAAGTCGCCTCTATCCGGGCCGAGAAGATCGACTGGACCCGGAACCGCATTTCCTTTGTCGGCAAGGGCAGGCTCCCCGGCGTCGTCCCCATGCCGCCCGACCTGCTCCAAGACATCAAGTTCTTTCTCACCGGGCGCGACTCTGGTTGGGTTTTCCCGGCCAAGAAGCGGATGGACCATATCACCCTTGTCCAAGTGAACCGCATCGTCACCGAGGTTGGTAAACGTGCAGCGATCAAGAACCCAAACCCCAAAAGCAAAACGGGAAACATTCACCCGCACCTTTTGCGGCATACGTTTGCGCGTCTTTGCAAGGACGCTGGTTGCTCCATCGAAACCACACAAGGATTGATGCGCCATGCCAGTTTCAAAACCACTTATGATATGTACGGAACCCAAGACTTCGAAGCCGTTCAGGAGCAGTATGAACGCAACGTCCTCACGCGCCTGTAA
- a CDS encoding AAA family ATPase, producing MNPVLKKAYNNCKPDEYLKWNDDRYVSLSAMGLRGSDGDIVAELEDAIAIADGEAHLLFSGFRGSGKTTELLRLQHQLEKNGYVVVYVDTDEYLNLTVPATVSDLWISIAAGFSRFLMDKKYIDNTQSFWKRLQSFLEQEIKIENFKFGVSGVAELELSLKQNSEFRDKLNKALEDKRPRLVKECRGFLDESIGEIARKNPATLGTVLILDSFEKLQGDARNEDEVRQSVETMFIRDWKLLKTPCHAIYTVPSWLSFTETGADCDLGRTYLLPMCKVSEREKNDDGGYKISPYQGGIDAMLDLLGKRMNLEQIFGGRKQVEPLVILSGGYPRDLLRMIREVILRNTKTEALPISPEKLRSDIDRVIEIYTESYELGLDGADLPLLCKVAINHSLSGWTGKDKLRLARLFDRHFVLSYQNGEKWLDLHPLLSNTSVMKNALEECKAEKDKAKEGEP from the coding sequence ATGAATCCTGTATTGAAAAAAGCCTATAACAACTGCAAGCCCGATGAATATCTGAAATGGAACGATGACCGGTATGTTTCGCTAAGCGCCATGGGACTTCGCGGAAGCGACGGCGATATCGTCGCGGAACTGGAAGACGCCATCGCCATCGCTGACGGGGAAGCGCACCTTCTGTTTTCGGGCTTTCGGGGCAGCGGAAAGACAACGGAGCTTTTAAGGCTTCAGCATCAACTTGAAAAAAATGGATATGTAGTGGTCTACGTTGATACCGATGAATACCTTAATCTGACTGTACCCGCAACGGTTTCTGATCTGTGGATTTCCATTGCAGCCGGATTCAGCCGTTTTCTTATGGATAAAAAATATATCGATAATACCCAAAGCTTTTGGAAAAGATTACAGTCTTTTCTGGAGCAGGAAATAAAAATTGAAAACTTCAAGTTCGGCGTATCCGGGGTGGCTGAACTGGAGTTAAGCCTAAAGCAGAATTCCGAGTTCAGGGATAAACTGAATAAGGCCCTGGAGGACAAGAGACCCCGGCTGGTGAAGGAATGCCGTGGGTTTCTGGATGAGTCAATCGGAGAAATCGCCAGGAAAAACCCCGCGACGCTGGGAACCGTTTTAATTCTGGACAGCTTTGAAAAACTGCAAGGGGACGCCAGGAATGAGGATGAGGTCAGGCAAAGTGTCGAAACAATGTTCATCCGCGACTGGAAACTTTTAAAAACCCCCTGCCACGCCATTTACACGGTGCCTTCGTGGCTTTCCTTCACCGAAACAGGTGCGGACTGCGACCTGGGAAGAACCTATTTGCTTCCCATGTGCAAGGTATCCGAAAGAGAGAAGAATGATGATGGTGGATACAAGATATCGCCCTACCAGGGCGGCATTGACGCAATGCTGGACCTGCTTGGGAAAAGGATGAACCTTGAACAAATTTTCGGAGGCCGCAAGCAGGTAGAGCCTTTGGTGATTCTGAGCGGAGGTTATCCGCGCGACCTGCTTCGCATGATCCGGGAAGTGATACTGCGCAATACAAAAACCGAGGCTTTGCCCATCTCGCCGGAAAAGCTCAGGTCAGACATTGACAGGGTTATAGAAATTTATACAGAATCTTATGAACTGGGCCTGGACGGCGCTGATTTGCCTCTTTTGTGCAAAGTCGCCATTAACCACAGCTTGAGCGGCTGGACCGGTAAAGACAAGTTACGACTTGCCAGGCTTTTTGACAGGCATTTCGTGCTTTCGTACCAGAATGGGGAAAAATGGCTGGACCTTCATCCCCTTCTCAGCAATACCTCGGTAATGAAGAATGCTCTTGAAGAGTGCAAGGCTGAAAAGGACAAGGCCAAAGAGGGCGAGCCTTGA